One Argentina anserina chromosome 6, drPotAnse1.1, whole genome shotgun sequence genomic window, tttttaatgttcttTAAGATTATCATATCATAGGGAGGATGTAGAGAAAAAGGGAAGCCgtaattttgttcaatttAGTGCTATTGACCTGATATTGGGTCAATTGACTCAATTCATTCACCCAATTGCACCGTAGATCTACTTGGTCCATATTGTGTTAATGATACTCTGATAGGCAGAGTACCAAAATTTAACGACAATACAAACGAAACAGCCGGACTGGTTTGGAAAATTGTTCTTGTCCCCAACCAAGTTAAACTACTGCTAGGAGGgtcatagttttttttttttttagtcttcaacattttatttatttatttttattcaattctcAAGTTAAATGACTTACAAGAATTTTTACAATGCAACCCCGAAAAATCGGGGTATTACAGATAAACTctaacaaagaggataaacAAAAGCTCGATCCGGCATGTGTACACTCACACATGCAGAATCATAGATATAAAAACCCCGAGCAAATAGCAAACCCTCAGCCAAGAAACCCTTAATTAAAGGACGGGATGAAGCTGGTAGCATTGGCAgacagttgtgagataccaagaatAGAGACATATCATGATGCTTCTTGtaaggatgaaaagaatgcaGAGCAGActgaacaattccaaaagatgacgttgggcgtccaacacattaaaaatcttacattcgGGAACGCACCAGATTCCTAGtgatccaaataaaccaaattagattacatgagactagaaaccaaagttgacgtttaggttttgggacgctgaaacaccaacaccattaaacacttcatcaaTGGTACCCTAAAgcgagaatgaatgagaaaatagaaggcaaaatcatttccataaagccacaatttctattcaatgcaaaagaagatgtgtaCCCGATTTCGTATGACTTCCACAAAAGGAGCAACGGGATGGAAGTGAAAAACCTCGCCGTTATAAAACCTCATCAGTTAGTAAACGCCCATGAAGAGCCTTACAAACAACAAGAGTTTTGCGGGGTTGAATTGCTTTACTCCAAATCACTTTACCCCAATCTTTATGTTCACCatgatttgagaagaaaacaaaagcttctttTGCTGTCAGAATTCTTGAGGAGGAGTGCGGCCATAAAAGAGAGTCAGATGTGTCTTAGCATGAAGTGGAATAGAGCCACTTACTCCAACACTAGTAGCAAGAGGCCCACCCAACTAATTATCTTGCCAAAAAGATATCCTCTTACCATCACCAACACTCTAATGCAAAAAAATTTCATAGTTTTCATACTAAGACATTTGTTTAGGACAGGAGGAATCTGTTAATGTTGGCAATGTGCGTAATCACTCAGATACTTCATGGGACGAATCATTTGTCGGCGAATCTATGTCCCTGTATTTATATCTATTACAGGTTGAAGAATTAGTTGTCGAAACAGTTTCTCTTATGAACATTTACATGTTATTGATCACAGATTTTAATGATGAGACCTTATTACTGTTTATCCATCTATCAGAGAAAGTCGTGAGTTGATACAAATTGTTATACGGAGGTTAAACAAACCGACTATTTCTTGTTGGCTCAGCATTAAAATTTGATCTAGATAAACAATCCTGAATGGCTGAAATGGTACagaggaagaaaaaggaaaacgaAACAATCATGAAATGCTTCTGGGAAGCCAAATCCACGTTAAAAGGGCAAGTACATGATTGAAGAGACTGACATCAAACAAACCAAAAGTCCACTTGAGGTTAAAAATTTGAAGGAAAGAAATATTGATAGTTTCTTTCTACAAGTACAAAACTCATGAAAATGTATACTTAATGCTAGAactataaattaaaattaaggCGTACAATTTCTCAAATGAAAGGAAATAACTAAAGAGAAAGACCGTGGAGGCGTGGATATTTGCAATGCAGCAAATGACAGTTTCAGAACACGTATAGGGATTAGCTAGCGGCAGTGTTGCAAGTGTTGATACCATCCTTGCAATCATTCGTGAGATCATTGAAAGTTTCAATCTGCCTTTTCCCTCTCAAGAACACTTCTGTATCAACTGACACCCTCATGTAACCATCAAACTCAACTGGAACTTTATTGTTAAGCTTGGTGGTCTCAGAATACCACTCGCTTTTCTCATCCCAAAGATCCTTGTACTCATCAAGAAAATGAGTGGTATACTTGTCTTTCAGAGGATCAAAGAAAGATGTATCGGGTTCATTTGTTGCAATGTAGAGGTTCCTCCCATCTTCAACTTTGTTCCCCAGGGTAGAGAGAAGTGAATCAGGTGAAGTATCTTGAGCAAGGTTAGGCCAAAGCTCCTTATTCTGTGCCTTCTCTCCTCTCTCAATATGCACAGAGTCATAATCCCAGTTCAATCTTGACGCAATTGCAgacactatatccatcaaccTTTTCGACTTCCAAATCAAATGCCATGGTCGTTGAACGACAGATTCTGTCTCCCCTTCACACACCCTATACCAATAATTGTCTGGTTCCACAGAGCCAAACTTCCTCATAATCAAAGTATCCTTCACGTCATGAAGTTTCATAGGTGTGACCTGGAAATTTTCCACAACATGAAGACGCAACCCATCTTTCTTCTGCCATTTATCCCAATCGACCCAAAACTGTTTTTGGTCCAAGACCGATGCCGACTCACTTAAATGCTCAAAATCAAAGTAAAACCTGAAATCCTTCCCTTCCTCGTCTTGATTTGATGAAGTGTAAATCGACGAGAGACAAATACTCAAATCCATGACCAAAGTCCGGTTCAGGTACTGAGCCTCTCCCAAAGCACACAAAAAGCTCCACAAGAAATGGTTCATGCTCTTGCACCTGTCTCCACCACCCACATAAACCAAGTACTTACCACCGCGAAATGAACCCTCAGACTCAATCACCGGCAGCTTATCATTTACGGGTTCCCCATAAACCGGGAATACACTACCCTCATCTTGCTTCCCACCCGGCTTCTGAAACCCGggtttcctcttcttcttcctagcATTCACTCCCGTATGGTACTCCCCAATATCAGCCACACTCAGAGTACAATTAGTCCTCGAAATAGTAAACCTCCTATAGTCCTTGTAAAACGAAGCCGTCTTCCCTTCCTTAGGCCTATACCTCCAAGCCATATCACAAGTGGTATCACTCTCACCCCTCACTCCTTTCCCAAATCTATAAAAATGTATATCCTTAAACTTCTCTATCGCCGCAGTCATCATCAAATGGAACACCTCAGGGTCTCTGCAATCAATGGGACCCTCGCAAGCCGAAGCAGCAGCCCCCTCAGCCTCTACATTCTCTCCTTCCCCGGCCACAGCTACTTCAGACATCAACTTAACTACATCAGTGGCATTGATAAAGCTAGCAACCTCTGTCTGATTTGGAGCCAGGAAATTCTCCCCAGTCTTGGCTTCAGTGGTGTCAGATTTGAAAGTGGCATTGGATGTGGATGTGAGGAAATTACTGATCTTGGTTGAGGGGTGAAACAAAGGGTCCTCAGGTTCATAAGTGGCAGCAATTATGGTGAAGATTAGCACACAAAATACGAAAAACGCAAAGCCAAGGTTTCTGATCAAAGCTACGGCATTGGGGCCAAGATTCTCAGGCCGGAAATTTCCTGGTCTGGAAAATGTGGACCGACCCAACATTGTTTGGGACCTAAAGCTTAGACTACAGGCACTTAAATCTAATATACAGCAGAAAATAGAGACACCCAGATAGCCAAAACGATaaagatttgatttttatGATTTGGGGTTGTTTATTTTCAGATCCTGAAACTAATAAAAACTGGGTTTTGCAAGATCTAAGGATTGAAGATAAAAAGTTGAAGACTTTGAGAGGATTTACCTTGTCTAATTCACATAGCAAAACCAGGAACAAGGCGAAAGCTTCATCAGCATCACCACTGCATTTGAGTCTCTGAGTATGAGAGTGAGTGTAAGGCTGCTACTAGATTTGTCTAAAAAGTCCTTGAGATTTGGGTAAGTCaaaagagagattgattgTGATGATTAAACTGAATCCTAGATTAAGGTCAAGGGGTGTACTGCGGCGTAGGGACTGCGATGTCTCCACGTGGAGGTGGAAGACAACGTGGAGGAAGATGGCAGCTGTTTGCCACACTCTCTGGTTTGGTTGTAGTTGGAGTGATGTGGTTAGGACAATGTAATAGGACAGAGTTTATGGTAAGGGGAGGTCACAACCAGAGACACACCGACAGTGGCAAAGATGTAATTAACAGACATCTCAAGCTTAGGGATTATGAGACTAAGAGACTATTAGGTGTAGTTGTATCACTTTTGTGTGATGTTGGCGATGGATGAGGTTTAGTTAGTGTGAAAATTGGGGGTTACTGTGTGAAAACAAGATCTGTAAAGAGAAGAAATCTGCAGTAAAAATAGCAGAGGGAAATTTATATACACATGATCAAAGTTGAGATATACAAAACACAATGCATCCACAATGCCACTAGTTAAGACCTACTCTAAACCAACATGTCAACTCCAGTGATTCCTAACTAGTTCTGGAGAGTGATTTAGCCGAGTTGAGAGTTTATCTGCACAAATACATAGAGAGATGCAGATTAAAACTCTATCGAAGTTTCTTTGTGAACTGAAAACATCATGTCGACCGAATATTAGGGGTACAAGATGCAGCTCTCTGCTGTATGCGGCTCATGCTGTGCTCCATGCTTCGTTTAACCATGTCTTCCAGTAATCTCTTTGCCGTTTCAGCAGCTTTATCAGCTCCATCCACCCTTGTGGCAATGTCGTATACGATTCTCTCAAGAACTGAGGACGCCAACTGCTTTTCCTGGGGAGAATCTCTAAGCAAACCCAGCAGTAGACGAGCTTTCTCCCGAGCTTCAGCTGTGCCATCTACAGTCAACCTCAGAAGGCCCGGGACTGCACCTTCTTTTAGAATGAGTTCCCGGTATTTATCTCGGCAGCTCTGACATAAAGTTAGCAAAGCTCCAACAGCATGTTCTGTGCTGACAAGGGATCCATCTTCAACAGTCTCTACTAAGGCTAGGATCCCACCCTCTACGTTTGAGATTGCAATGCGCCCTTCTCCTGAGTTGGATATGATCTCAAGAAGGGCAGTAGTTTTCTCAGCAAACTTGGAATACTTTTTGCATTCTTTGAGGAGGTTGATAAGAGGAGGAACAGCTGTAGCCTCAAGAATTGCAGTTGCATTGTCTTTGCAGGTAGAGAGGTTATGTAGGGCGGTTACAGCATCAACTTTCCCTTGAACACTTCCAGAGCTTAGGATCTGAACAAGGAGCGGTGCAGCTCCAGAAGCTGCAATAATTGGCTTGTTCAATGCAGCAGCGGAGAGTGTTAAGATTGCTGCAGTGGCTAAATCCCTCAGGTTACCATTCTGGAACTTGAGGAGCTCAACAAGAGGAGGAACAGCTCCAGCTGTCACAATGTTGACCTTGTTTCTGATAGCATCAAACATGGACCCAATGAGACATACTGACACCATTCAACTATTATACTACAAAAACCCATTACCTAATGTGGAAAAGAATTGCAGATATAATGAGCAGTTAAGATCCACATATAATAATGCAACCATACTATCACTCTGTGCACTCACATGATGCACAGATAAGGAAAACCCTCAAATTACAGGGACAAAAAGGACTGGGGGGATCAGTTTCAGATCAGAATGTCAATACACCGTTAAGAAAGGAACAAAGTAGCATGGCATTTAGCCATTTACCCAGTTTCAATAGCACAACGCAAATAATTCACACTTACATAAACAAGTAGTATTATTATGGATCATATAGATATTTAATTCTGTGGAATGCTTTTCACAAGAAATCCAAGAGAAAAATTTACAAACACTGTCAAGGCTGGGACTTTCCATCACATCTGTaccaaatataccaaatatcCTACCAACTAAGATCCAGTTGGATCTTCCAATGAATCAATACCAGTACAAGAAAGTGGGTCAAGTATAAAACGGCTCTCTTCCTCAAGCATTTGGCAAATATTACAACCTCCTTCAAGCATTTTCAATGAGGCAGAATTTTCTCTATACTAAACCAAAAGACACTAACCCTTCCCTTTCAAGTAACAATAATTTTTAGTAGCAATTCTCTCCTCCACAGCCACATAGACGAACTCACTGCTTAAAATAAGATAATCGTTTCGATTTTAGAAACTTGATCACCAATCCGGAAAGCCACCTTACACTCCCCAATTGGAAGCATTATGTCTAAAACTCTTATCATATATTTTCCTAGTTTGATGATAAAAAATCCCCAACATCACTAATTTCCATCCTCaattaacaaaaacacaaatAGCTAGAAGCAATTAACAAAAAGCTTCAATCTTTTTCTTACAGAAACAAAATCAGTACACAACCAACAAAACCCATCACCCAAATCAGCATAAACTAGTCTCAAACAGCTCCATTAGTAAACTAAACACataaaaatctcaaatttgacttaaaaactaaaaaagatgaagaagctAAACCTATCATTGCGAACAGCTAGGTTGAGGAGGGCAAGAAGAGAAGCCTGGCGAGCATCTGGGTTAGGAGACACCAGCATAGTCACCAGAGGTGGAATCACACCTGAAGCTCCCAACTTCAATTGAGTCTTGgccgaagaagaagaggaggaggaggaagacgaagaagaagcagaCTTTCTGACCAAGTTTCTGATGTCTCTGGCGGCTTCAATTTTGGCGTCAAGATCACCATTGATGAGCTTGGATGAGATTTCTAGGATTAGGGTCTGCTTCCTTTGGCTCCATggctctgaaatttcatgcctttcttcttcaccttcttcttcttccacaaCCACTGTGCTCTGCTCCTCTTgccccatttctctctctctctctctctctcttggtCTTGTTGTGCTTTTTATAagagtttgtttgttttttttgtttttcattttcttttttgaattgaggttttgagttaatttctTACTTTCGTACAAAGTTTGGCTGTGTATTATGAAGTAAACCAGTCAAAGTCGTGGGGGAGTTAGAGATTGAACGTACTTGAGGTTTTATGTTAGGCCGCTCCACTAACTTTGACCACAAATGACATGGTAGTTGTTCTCATTTTATCTTTAAATTGTTTTCTTAACACAAGCAAATCGAGGATGTTGAGAACTTGAGATGTTCTACCGAAACTAGAAAGTTTCATGAATAATTTATGACAACATTATAGAATCTTGCAAGAGATATGTGTTGTCACATACTCAATTGTGTTGTGTAGGTGAGGCCGGTGAGAGCAATAGTTTCGGGAGATATTTGAGAACTTGGGAATCATCCATACATTCGTAATTAGTAAAGCATTCAATGAGTTTGCTTATACGACAGTGTACTTCAGTTGGAAGTAAAGAACTTATTTCTGGTAGAAAAGCAATTGATTTCACTTCCCTAGTGTACGCGATGCATAAAGCTATATCGTAAAATTGATCAATAGGATAATGAGAATAGGACATTAGGTGACAAGTAATGTAAGATTGTTTAAAGCTCCCATATTCAGTTTGTACATAATTTAAACATGTTATATGAAGTTTGTAATGCAGATCGACATTGAAGGGATTGTCTATGATGATTGGTGGATATATTAACAAATACAGTCAAGCTATCTTTGCccctattttcattctcttcTAATAATCTAAATGATACCTCATTTTTCAGAAATCAATCTTTCTCAATATCCCTTTAAGGAATGCCTCGACACTcttttcaaatatttctcATCACAGTATGTATAAAAAGCATACGCCATACCATGTGCTCttgattgattttcttttctttaagcTATACAACAATTACAAATATATTACTCATAAATATGTTGACTCAAATTCAGACTATTTATAAAATGTATTATTTCGGccatcaaaccaaatattattAGACTAATCCATTCCCATTTTAGGTGATCAAAATTGAATGTATATACTCATAAAATATTTGAAGGaagcaaatatatataccactgAAGAGATTGTTTGAGTGGCCATTTCATACATAAACAGAAAATCTTCATAATGCAAGATTCAAGTCCGTAGATCATAGTCATCATTCTTGAGTCCAACAATGTGACTTCTTTAAATTTCTTAATCTATtctggtgagaaatttcaagcaaaacaaaacaaataggTCCCGGTCTGCAAAGTATTCCATGGTCGGAAGAATATAGAGGGGAAACAAACACCCAAGTCCGGACGACCACAAGACATCAAAATTGCATCATAAAGAAATACCTACAAATTCTTGTTCATTTTggaaaactaaaacaaaacaaacaaatctcTTCTATCTACTAGTTCTTGTCAAAGCTTGGGACTATTTATTTTGTATAAACAAAATAATGCACACCAACCCTTTAAAGGTTTGCCATCACAGAAGCCTAATTTTTCTGTTTCTTCTGGGTCTCTTCTTTGATAACACCAGTGGTTGGCTTGTAAACCAATGCAGTCAAAACATCAGTTAATGCTACAAACAAGGATATCCATTGTGGACAAAGCATCATTTGAGCTTATACATTTGTGTTATACCAATTACCACATATACCATTACTAGATTCCCAAAAGATAATTAGAGAATTAGCATACTGGGATTCCAAGGAACATGTTCAAATTATCTTGGAAAGTGTCAGATAAATTGATAGACATACGTtgtcatatatatagtcaGGGAGTTTTATGCTGTCAAATTATCATTCTGTAATAGGATCATCAGACAATTCTACTCTGTTTGTCATGAAAATATTCTCTTGTCTGCTAAGCCAACTGCAAATCATCCTTTATATACAATGTAACTTGCCTATTTTTTTCGGCAGTTGAATTCATCCACATTAGTTATCAGGTCTCAAGAACTCGACAGTGATTCTTCATTGTTGGATATGTCAGTGTTTCTTTTGATGTTTGAGTTCTCTGTATGAGGAATATATTCAGGTTTTCAGGGTCATTGATTGTCACAAATTCACTTACATAGACAAGAAACATCATCAACATTCTAAATAAACTTGCAAGTTGCAAATGGAAacacatatatgatatattcACATCCTCCTAGATCAGCATTCACAAGGCACAATGTTTAACCTGTTTTTAAAACAATGAAAGAACATAATCAAGTAAATTTAAAAAGCGAAGAAAATTAGAGTTTAATTCATCACATCATTCccatgagtttctgttatTGCTGCAAGACTCGGCTTCCATGTCACAATCCGTACCTTCCTTCTCCCTCCGAGAGATTTTAAGGAACTCGAAATTTCACTTGAATCACGCTCAGTTTTACTGGGAGTCTTCTCCGGTTTGTGCTTCTTCACATCAAGGCCAGCAAATGTCACATGTTTCTTGATGCCAAAAAAGGTCACATGCTTCTTGCCatcacctttgtttctgctAATAGCTCTACAAATGGAAGCGTCTCTCTCACTTGCACCAGCAACTGCACTATCAACATGTCTCCTCTGTGAAATGATCTTAGTTGACACATCGATAGATGGTTGAGACATGAGAGAATTGGCAGAAAAATCCATCCCGGGTCTCCTTATCTTGCGACGTAGCTTCCTCAGAGTCCGGTGGGGAACAAGAAAAACTTTCTCTCCGGGCATGAGGATTGCATCCGGCTTCACTACTGAGTCCCATGGCCGTCTAAAGACTTCAGGCCTAGCAAGCAAGAAAGAAGGGTACTTCTCCAATATCTTAGCTGCATGAATAGCCATGTAGTAACTATCAACATTTCCACCCGCGTGAACAACCTTCAAAACAGAGTTACCATTCTCCTCTGACTGTGCCGGAGCTTGCTTAGGCGGCACCTGCACAAGCTTTGAGAACGGCCCCAGTTTATGGACATTGAGGAACTTGTTGAGCATGGCAACTTAGCTATACTTCTGCAGCGCTTGGACATCTACCATTGCAGTCTAGAGCAGAAACACCAGGCACCCTTTTATAACATTTTGCACATCGATGAATTCAAAGAGGCAAAAACGTGATACGTCTCTTCGGTCTAACATTAATTCATAGATGCTGATAACGGTTATATTACTAAAAGAATTAAATCTAGGCAAGCCAACAAAGGAGAGTCCGTGTTTGGATTTGTTGTAAGCACTCACCATATAGCTCCCTCCAGATCAAATCAGAGAAATTGGCCTGCAGTTTCATTTCAAACGCGTGTTCTGAAGACAAATATGTAGACTTCAACAGGTcaacaatcatcatcaaactcatcGCATACCAAAACTGCTCATATAATATCAAGGCTTCTTTGCTTACCAAGCACAGTTCCATCCTACAAACAATGACAATGACACTGCTTGCAGGTAATCACATGCAATGGACTTCAACCTCATCAATCTTTTTCATAAGGGAGATAATAAGCATGTTCCGAAGAAATCTAAATTAGTTAGTGTTACTAGAGAACGGAGAAGGGTATATCACAAAAAGACTTCTGCACTAAGATATCAATCCATC contains:
- the LOC126801245 gene encoding uncharacterized protein LOC126801245 yields the protein MLGRSTFSRPGNFRPENLGPNAVALIRNLGFAFFVFCVLIFTIIAATYEPEDPLFHPSTKISNFLTSTSNATFKSDTTEAKTGENFLAPNQTEVASFINATDVVKLMSEVAVAGEGENVEAEGAAASACEGPIDCRDPEVFHLMMTAAIEKFKDIHFYRFGKGVRGESDTTCDMAWRYRPKEGKTASFYKDYRRFTISRTNCTLSVADIGEYHTGVNARKKKRKPGFQKPGGKQDEGSVFPVYGEPVNDKLPVIESEGSFRGGKYLVYVGGGDRCKSMNHFLWSFLCALGEAQYLNRTLVMDLSICLSSIYTSSNQDEEGKDFRFYFDFEHLSESASVLDQKQFWVDWDKWQKKDGLRLHVVENFQVTPMKLHDVKDTLIMRKFGSVEPDNYWYRVCEGETESVVQRPWHLIWKSKRLMDIVSAIASRLNWDYDSVHIERGEKAQNKELWPNLAQDTSPDSLLSTLGNKVEDGRNLYIATNEPDTSFFDPLKDKYTTHFLDEYKDLWDEKSEWYSETTKLNNKVPVEFDGYMRVSVDTEVFLRGKRQIETFNDLTNDCKDGINTCNTAAS
- the LOC126798789 gene encoding U-box domain-containing protein 3, whose protein sequence is MGQEEQSTVVVEEEEGEEERHEISEPWSQRKQTLILEISSKLINGDLDAKIEAARDIRNLVRKSASSSSSSSSSSSSAKTQLKLGASGVIPPLVTMLVSPNPDARQASLLALLNLAVRNDRNKVNIVTAGAVPPLVELLKFQNGNLRDLATAAILTLSAAALNKPIIAASGAAPLLVQILSSGSVQGKVDAVTALHNLSTCKDNATAILEATAVPPLINLLKECKKYSKFAEKTTALLEIISNSGEGRIAISNVEGGILALVETVEDGSLVSTEHAVGALLTLCQSCRDKYRELILKEGAVPGLLRLTVDGTAEAREKARLLLGLLRDSPQEKQLASSVLERIVYDIATRVDGADKAAETAKRLLEDMVKRSMEHSMSRIQQRAASCTPNIRST